One stretch of Pedobacter riviphilus DNA includes these proteins:
- a CDS encoding DUF1456 family protein produces MSNNDILKKLRVALSLKTEDIITICDLVGFKVTKAELGDIFRNEDHENFKPCGDQILRNFLNGLVIYKRGPRDEKKQ; encoded by the coding sequence ATGAGCAACAATGATATATTAAAAAAACTGAGAGTGGCCTTATCATTAAAAACAGAGGATATTATAACCATTTGCGACCTCGTTGGATTTAAGGTAACCAAGGCAGAATTGGGCGATATTTTCAGGAATGAAGACCACGAAAATTTTAAACCCTGTGGCGATCAGATCCTGCGTAATTTTTTAAATGGTCTGGTAATTTATAAAAGAGGTCCGAGGGATGAGAAAAAGCAATAA
- a CDS encoding DEAD/DEAH box helicase, with amino-acid sequence MIENALKKLNITALNEMQESSVKAAKTGKDVILIAPTGSGKTLAFLLPLLSNLKAGVKGVQALVLVPSRELALQIEQVFKQMGTPFKVNCCYGGHAVRIEKNNLAHPPAVLIGTPGRIAYHLEHQNFDESFIETLILDEFDKALEFGFEQDMSYIIGSLLSLKQRILTSATKMEEIPAFVKLNVPVEVDFSKNIEAKPDLKLKKITAPAADKLDYLFRLLSKIGSKNTLVFCNHRETVDRISDLLFENGLGHDVFHGGMEQFDREKALLKFRNGSHRILITTDLAARGLDIPEVEHIVHYQLPYTEDAYIHRNGRTARMHAKGTAYAILTTEEHYKYLPDDIEEEVLSEQYKLPEASDWITLYLAHGKKDKINKIDIVGLFLQKGNLTKEDLGLIEVKDTTSYVAVKRSKVEKLLKALSGEKIKGKKLKLEVAS; translated from the coding sequence ATGATAGAAAATGCCTTAAAAAAATTAAACATTACTGCACTTAATGAGATGCAGGAGTCTTCTGTAAAAGCAGCCAAGACTGGTAAAGATGTGATATTGATTGCGCCAACGGGTTCGGGGAAAACGCTGGCCTTTTTATTGCCATTACTTTCCAACCTAAAAGCCGGAGTTAAGGGCGTGCAAGCCTTAGTTTTGGTACCGTCGAGAGAGCTTGCCTTACAAATAGAGCAGGTTTTTAAACAAATGGGTACTCCGTTTAAAGTAAACTGCTGTTACGGTGGGCATGCCGTACGGATAGAAAAGAATAATCTTGCACATCCACCTGCTGTCCTGATCGGAACACCTGGTAGGATAGCTTACCATTTAGAACATCAAAACTTTGACGAATCTTTTATCGAGACCTTAATTTTAGACGAATTTGATAAAGCGCTGGAGTTTGGCTTTGAGCAAGACATGTCTTACATCATTGGATCACTGCTTTCGTTAAAACAGCGTATACTTACTTCTGCTACCAAAATGGAGGAAATTCCGGCTTTTGTAAAGTTAAATGTGCCTGTTGAAGTTGATTTTTCAAAAAATATCGAAGCAAAACCAGATCTAAAGCTTAAAAAAATAACTGCGCCCGCAGCCGATAAGCTAGATTACCTTTTCCGATTACTGAGTAAAATAGGTAGTAAAAATACATTGGTTTTCTGTAACCATAGGGAAACGGTAGATCGGATAAGTGACTTACTTTTCGAAAATGGTTTAGGTCACGATGTTTTTCACGGTGGGATGGAACAGTTCGATCGTGAAAAGGCATTGCTTAAATTTAGAAATGGTAGCCATCGGATTTTAATTACAACAGATTTAGCCGCCCGTGGTCTAGATATTCCTGAAGTAGAGCATATTGTACATTATCAATTGCCCTACACCGAAGATGCTTATATCCATCGCAATGGTAGAACGGCCAGGATGCATGCAAAAGGAACGGCATACGCTATTTTAACCACAGAAGAGCATTATAAATATTTGCCGGATGATATTGAAGAAGAAGTTTTATCAGAGCAGTATAAATTACCAGAAGCCAGCGATTGGATAACTTTATATCTTGCACATGGCAAAAAGGATAAAATTAACAAAATTGATATTGTAGGTTTATTTTTGCAGAAAGGTAATTTAACAAAAGAAGATCTTGGCTTGATCGAAGTTAAAGATACTACGAGTTATGTCGCGGTTAAAAGAAGCAAAGTAGAGAAATTATTAAAAGCATTAAGCGGCGAAAAAATTAAAGGGAAAAAACTTAAATTAGAAGTAGCGAGTTAG
- a CDS encoding ribonuclease H-like YkuK family protein — MTWKKFSGEIIQSSILEEVENAIIRETENGYKLKVCIGTDSQVKGAVTDFATVIVLLREHHGGFMYIHQEKSSQQVSIKERMLMEVQKSIETAYSICDLLDIYDVALEVHADINTSPSFKSNKALNDAMGYILSMGFIFKAKPEAFASSTCADKMVH; from the coding sequence ATGACGTGGAAAAAATTTAGTGGTGAAATTATTCAGTCTTCAATCCTCGAAGAAGTAGAAAATGCGATTATCAGAGAAACAGAAAATGGCTATAAGCTTAAAGTTTGCATCGGTACCGATTCGCAGGTTAAAGGGGCAGTAACCGATTTTGCAACCGTAATTGTTCTGTTAAGAGAACACCATGGTGGTTTTATGTACATCCACCAGGAAAAGAGCTCACAACAGGTAAGCATTAAAGAAAGAATGTTAATGGAAGTACAAAAATCTATTGAAACAGCTTACTCTATTTGCGATTTACTTGACATTTATGACGTAGCGCTTGAAGTACATGCCGATATCAACACGAGTCCATCGTTTAAATCGAACAAGGCACTTAATGATGCAATGGGATATATTTTAAGCATGGGCTTTATCTTTAAAGCTAAACCGGAAGCATTTGCCAGTTCTACCTGTGCGGATAAGATGGTACATTAG
- a CDS encoding SRPBCC family protein yields the protein MKTYRLEFTQELPADLDTAWDFFSSPLNLAEITPNNMTFEVTSPNMANTKMYPGLIITYKVSPLFGIKLNWVTEITHVKDKEYFIDEQRFGPFSFWHHQHHFEKVHDGVLMHDILHYGIGWGPIGTIANALIVNHKINEIFKFRSQKVEELFGKF from the coding sequence TTGAAAACATATAGATTAGAATTTACCCAAGAACTCCCTGCTGATTTAGATACCGCATGGGACTTTTTCTCTTCACCATTGAATTTAGCCGAGATTACACCGAATAACATGACATTCGAGGTAACCTCCCCAAACATGGCCAATACCAAAATGTATCCCGGCCTGATCATTACTTACAAAGTTTCGCCCTTATTCGGTATCAAACTAAACTGGGTAACAGAAATAACGCATGTTAAGGATAAAGAATATTTTATAGACGAACAGCGGTTTGGTCCATTTTCATTCTGGCATCACCAGCACCATTTCGAAAAGGTACACGACGGTGTATTAATGCACGACATTTTGCATTACGGCATCGGTTGGGGACCAATTGGTACCATTGCAAATGCCTTGATCGTAAATCATAAAATCAATGAAATTTTCAAATTCCGATCTCAGAAAGTAGAAGAATTATTTGGAAAATTTTAG
- a CDS encoding DUF4468 domain-containing protein, producing the protein MKYLLFIILAAFSIQLSAQQKQFSKDDNGKFIYYKVVDSQLLSKDTLLQRAKAFVNVAYKKSMIQESVTDSSVLAKGTIVIDKTILVAGHPSGEVSYSFVFEARNGRYRFWLTNMLFIPYQRDRYGNFVPTTKIGVPLERTPGKLNAGAWKDILNSTYLKVEKFGDDFKKYLATNRVEKAKKKVETISTKQW; encoded by the coding sequence ATGAAATATCTTCTTTTTATTATTCTTGCCGCCTTTTCAATTCAATTATCTGCACAGCAAAAACAGTTTTCTAAAGATGATAACGGTAAATTTATCTATTATAAGGTTGTAGATTCTCAACTGCTAAGCAAAGATACTTTACTGCAAAGAGCAAAAGCTTTCGTTAATGTTGCTTATAAAAAATCGATGATTCAGGAAAGTGTTACCGATTCTTCTGTTTTAGCTAAAGGCACGATAGTAATTGATAAAACAATTTTAGTTGCTGGCCATCCCAGTGGAGAGGTAAGTTATAGTTTTGTTTTTGAGGCACGTAATGGAAGATATAGATTCTGGCTAACTAATATGTTGTTTATTCCATACCAGAGAGATCGTTACGGGAATTTTGTGCCAACTACAAAAATTGGTGTGCCTTTAGAGCGTACGCCAGGTAAGCTGAACGCAGGTGCATGGAAAGATATTTTAAATAGCACTTATCTTAAAGTTGAAAAATTTGGCGATGATTTTAAAAAGTATTTAGCCACCAACAGAGTCGAAAAAGCCAAGAAGAAAGTCGAAACCATTTCTACTAAACAATGGTAG
- a CDS encoding porin, giving the protein MKKLLTAIFAMASTTCALAQETTTSPLEISGSVDTYFKYDFAKNPLNAKTSFVTDHNSVSLGMIDIALKKKTGKASFVGELSFGPRGQSQSIPDAAAGGSSFNIQNLYVNYEFTNEFSMTAGYMGTFIGYEVISPVGNFNYSTSYLFTNGPFQNAGIKATYKFSDKVSLMAGLFNDWNVYSASRGVSAIGGQLMVAPVEGWTAYINALSGAGFGGYGTIVDLTTAYQITEKFKLGLNAANYDIKDSAVPGSYAGAALYPQYAVLDAVTLGLRGEYFKFKAAGAVPATAFTAVTLTANIKSGGLTFIPEVRLDHNSDKPFFKEGGAAAPNGGQFSLAAVYAF; this is encoded by the coding sequence ATGAAGAAACTTTTAACAGCTATTTTTGCAATGGCCAGCACTACGTGTGCCCTGGCTCAAGAAACCACTACATCACCACTTGAAATTTCAGGGTCGGTAGATACGTACTTTAAATATGATTTTGCTAAGAATCCATTAAATGCAAAAACATCTTTTGTAACAGATCACAACTCAGTATCGCTAGGGATGATTGATATTGCGCTGAAGAAAAAAACAGGCAAGGCTTCATTTGTTGGAGAGCTTTCTTTTGGCCCGAGAGGACAATCGCAATCTATTCCTGATGCCGCTGCTGGTGGTTCTTCATTTAATATCCAGAATTTATATGTTAACTACGAGTTCACAAATGAATTTAGCATGACTGCTGGTTACATGGGTACCTTTATTGGATATGAGGTAATTTCTCCGGTTGGAAACTTCAACTACTCAACTTCATACTTATTTACTAATGGTCCATTCCAAAATGCAGGTATTAAAGCAACTTATAAATTCAGCGATAAAGTAAGTTTAATGGCTGGTTTATTTAATGATTGGAATGTTTACAGTGCATCGCGAGGTGTTTCGGCTATTGGCGGTCAGTTAATGGTTGCACCGGTAGAAGGTTGGACAGCCTACATTAATGCTTTATCGGGCGCGGGTTTTGGTGGGTACGGAACGATTGTGGATTTAACTACTGCATATCAGATTACGGAAAAGTTTAAATTAGGTTTAAATGCCGCTAATTATGATATTAAGGATAGTGCTGTACCAGGAAGTTATGCTGGTGCTGCTTTATACCCGCAGTACGCAGTATTAGATGCAGTAACTTTAGGGTTAAGAGGTGAATATTTCAAATTTAAAGCAGCAGGTGCAGTTCCAGCTACGGCCTTTACGGCAGTAACACTTACCGCAAACATTAAATCTGGTGGTTTAACCTTTATTCCAGAGGTAAGATTAGACCACAATAGCGATAAACCTTTCTTTAAAGAAGGTGGCGCCGCTGCACCAAATGGAGGCCAGTTCTCTTTAGCGGCAGTTTACGCTTTTTAA
- a CDS encoding ammonium transporter, whose product MSKFSFKQFAPFAILMIVAIFALFIPLLPNFDEGKYSGPDIAFILIAAALVFLMTPGLAFFYGGMVHRKNVLSTMIKSVVAAGVITVLWTVVGFSLAFGDTIGGFIGNPSTFLFFKGVNSGAPHLQGGSDLTIPLSLFAVFQLMFAIITPGLVVGAVAERIRFTSYILFIVLFAIFVYSPLAHWTWHPQGFLFKMGVLDFAGGTVVHISAGMAALAGALVLKRRKSHLEHKEVPPANIPYVLIGTGLLWFGWFGFNAGSALSAGSLAVSAFLTTNTAAGAAGLSWMFFDVARGKKPSVLGFCIGAVVGLVAITPGAGFVSISSSIFIGAIAAVISNLVVTWKQKTSLDDTLDVFPCHGVGGIVGMLLTGVFATKTVNAAGADGLFYGNPAFFITQLKGAVIVIIFSFVVSFVIFKLVNLINPIRVSEEEEELGLDASQHDEKYSQGTLLVEERAIYIEKNSPLTESIS is encoded by the coding sequence ATGAGTAAATTCTCCTTTAAACAGTTTGCGCCTTTCGCGATCTTAATGATCGTCGCGATTTTCGCTCTATTTATTCCGCTTCTCCCTAATTTTGATGAAGGCAAGTATAGTGGACCTGATATTGCATTCATATTAATCGCAGCAGCGCTTGTATTTTTAATGACCCCAGGTCTTGCATTCTTTTATGGTGGTATGGTTCACCGTAAAAATGTATTATCCACAATGATTAAAAGTGTTGTAGCGGCAGGAGTAATTACAGTTTTGTGGACAGTTGTTGGTTTTAGTTTGGCTTTTGGAGATACTATTGGTGGCTTTATCGGAAATCCATCAACATTTTTGTTCTTCAAAGGTGTAAATTCTGGAGCACCACATCTTCAAGGAGGATCGGATTTAACTATTCCGCTTTCTTTATTTGCTGTGTTTCAATTAATGTTTGCCATTATTACGCCAGGTTTGGTAGTTGGAGCAGTTGCAGAACGTATTCGTTTTACTTCATACATTCTGTTTATTGTTTTGTTCGCAATATTTGTTTATTCTCCTTTGGCTCACTGGACATGGCACCCACAAGGTTTCTTGTTTAAAATGGGTGTGTTAGACTTTGCAGGCGGTACAGTAGTACACATTTCTGCAGGTATGGCAGCTTTAGCAGGAGCATTGGTTTTAAAACGTAGAAAATCTCACTTAGAGCATAAAGAAGTTCCACCGGCTAATATTCCATATGTATTAATTGGTACTGGTTTATTATGGTTCGGTTGGTTTGGATTTAATGCAGGTTCTGCATTAAGTGCAGGTAGCTTAGCTGTTTCGGCATTTTTAACTACAAATACTGCTGCAGGTGCTGCAGGTTTATCGTGGATGTTCTTTGATGTTGCAAGAGGTAAAAAACCTTCTGTGTTAGGTTTTTGTATCGGTGCAGTAGTTGGTTTGGTAGCTATTACACCAGGTGCAGGTTTTGTAAGTATTTCATCAAGTATATTTATTGGTGCTATTGCTGCAGTTATCTCTAACCTTGTAGTTACATGGAAACAAAAAACCAGTTTGGATGATACATTAGACGTTTTTCCTTGTCATGGTGTAGGTGGTATTGTTGGTATGTTGTTAACTGGTGTTTTTGCTACAAAAACAGTAAATGCTGCCGGTGCTGACGGATTATTTTATGGTAACCCAGCTTTCTTTATTACACAACTAAAAGGCGCTGTAATCGTAATCATCTTCAGTTTCGTTGTATCGTTCGTTATTTTCAAACTGGTAAATCTGATCAATCCAATCAGGGTTTCTGAAGAAGAAGAAGAACTAGGTCTTGATGCTTCTCAGCATGATGAAAAATACTCTCAAGGTACTTTACTGGTAGAGGAGAGAGCCATCTATATCGAAAAAAACAGCCCATTAACAGAATCAATTTCTTAA
- a CDS encoding TIGR01212 family radical SAM protein (This family includes YhcC from E. coli K-12, an uncharacterized radical SAM protein.) produces the protein MGTLVDSGIKGYKNYGTYLREKYKGQRVFKVIVDGGFTCPNRDGSKGYGGCTYCNVDSFTPEPSRKNPNIKDQLAEGMLRAKTSYKADKYIVYFQPNTNTYAPVHYLKMMYDEALSINTEDIVGFAVGTRPDCIDAEKVALLESYTDRFDVDLEMGMESIYDETLDQINRGCSHGEFVAAVELLKDSKLDLCVHTIFGFPWETREQMYGYIHEINRFPQIKFVKFHHLHVVEGSIMGAKYKKEPFKLFSLEEYTDLLCELIPLLRPDIVIQRLFGISDWDLLIAPNWGLNKSAIQTYMDKEIEKRGIVQGSAYFS, from the coding sequence ATGGGAACACTTGTAGATTCAGGGATAAAGGGGTATAAAAATTACGGTACGTATTTGCGCGAAAAGTATAAAGGGCAGCGTGTGTTTAAAGTAATTGTAGATGGTGGTTTTACCTGCCCTAATCGCGATGGTAGCAAGGGTTACGGTGGATGTACTTATTGTAATGTAGATTCTTTTACACCAGAACCTTCGCGTAAAAATCCAAATATTAAAGATCAGCTTGCCGAAGGCATGTTAAGGGCTAAAACCTCTTATAAAGCTGATAAGTATATTGTTTATTTTCAGCCGAACACTAATACTTACGCTCCGGTGCATTATTTAAAGATGATGTACGATGAGGCCTTATCTATTAATACCGAAGATATAGTGGGGTTTGCAGTGGGTACCCGTCCTGACTGTATCGATGCCGAAAAGGTAGCTTTATTAGAAAGTTATACCGATCGTTTTGACGTAGACTTGGAGATGGGTATGGAATCTATCTATGATGAAACCCTCGATCAGATTAACAGGGGCTGTAGTCATGGCGAATTTGTTGCTGCGGTTGAGCTTTTAAAAGACAGTAAGCTTGATTTGTGTGTGCATACTATTTTTGGTTTCCCTTGGGAAACCAGAGAGCAGATGTATGGTTATATTCATGAAATTAACCGTTTTCCGCAAATTAAGTTTGTTAAATTTCACCATCTTCATGTTGTGGAGGGTTCTATAATGGGCGCTAAATACAAAAAAGAGCCTTTTAAGTTATTTTCACTTGAAGAATATACGGATCTGCTTTGCGAGTTGATCCCGCTTTTGCGTCCAGATATTGTTATTCAACGCCTTTTTGGCATTTCAGACTGGGATTTGCTAATTGCACCAAACTGGGGGCTTAATAAATCGGCAATTCAAACGTATATGGATAAAGAAATAGAAAAAAGAGGGATAGTTCAAGGATCTGCTTATTTTTCTTAA
- a CDS encoding APC family permease, with protein sequence MFPKAGGQYTYLKEIFGKMMGFLYGWGLFTVIQTGTIAAVAVAFGKFTAYLIPALNDAAPIFQSGGYKITWIQILAIAVILLLTYINTKGVESGKILQNIFTGSKIVALIALIILGFFLVKNSFWTENLGFGSSAFNNLKTDSSGNFLKSGWETISGMTIMGGIAAAMVGSVFSSVAWENVTFVSGEIENPKKNVVRSMVLGTSAVMILYLLVNFIYLNTLNRDSIAFALNDRVAVAASEQIFGNGIGTIVIALLVMISTFGCVNGIVLAGARVFQTMAKDGMFFKAALKNNKNGVPEKSLWMQGIWASALCLSGQYGNLLDMISFVIVLFYMITVFGVIYLRIKQPKLERPYKTWLYPVTPIVYLLIGAAFCILLLIYKQQYTWPGLVIVLLGVPVYFFINKKEQ encoded by the coding sequence ATGTTTCCTAAAGCGGGCGGACAATACACTTACCTGAAAGAGATTTTTGGCAAAATGATGGGGTTTCTTTACGGCTGGGGTTTGTTTACTGTAATTCAAACCGGAACTATTGCAGCCGTTGCCGTTGCTTTTGGTAAATTTACGGCTTATCTAATCCCTGCATTAAACGATGCTGCTCCGATTTTCCAAAGCGGCGGTTATAAAATTACCTGGATACAGATTCTTGCCATTGCTGTTATTCTGCTTTTAACTTATATTAACACAAAGGGGGTTGAAAGTGGTAAAATATTGCAGAATATTTTTACAGGATCTAAAATTGTTGCTTTAATTGCTTTAATTATTTTAGGCTTCTTCTTAGTAAAAAATAGCTTTTGGACTGAAAATTTAGGTTTTGGGTCTAGTGCTTTTAATAATCTTAAAACAGATTCGAGTGGAAATTTCTTAAAATCTGGATGGGAAACTATTTCTGGGATGACTATAATGGGTGGAATTGCAGCGGCAATGGTAGGTTCAGTATTTTCGAGTGTGGCCTGGGAAAACGTAACTTTCGTTTCAGGAGAGATTGAAAATCCTAAAAAAAATGTAGTACGTTCTATGGTTTTAGGTACCTCGGCAGTAATGATTCTTTATCTATTGGTCAACTTTATTTATCTCAATACCCTAAACAGAGATAGTATTGCTTTTGCATTAAATGATCGGGTTGCTGTTGCCGCTTCAGAACAAATTTTTGGTAATGGAATTGGTACAATTGTAATTGCCTTGTTGGTGATGATTTCTACTTTTGGCTGCGTTAATGGAATTGTATTAGCAGGGGCAAGGGTTTTTCAGACTATGGCAAAAGATGGAATGTTTTTTAAAGCAGCGCTTAAAAACAATAAAAATGGTGTTCCGGAAAAATCGCTTTGGATGCAGGGAATCTGGGCATCTGCTTTATGTTTAAGTGGGCAGTATGGCAATCTGTTAGATATGATCTCTTTTGTTATTGTACTCTTTTATATGATAACTGTTTTTGGGGTTATTTATTTAAGGATAAAACAACCTAAACTTGAAAGACCTTACAAAACCTGGTTATATCCAGTTACTCCAATTGTTTATTTATTAATAGGGGCGGCATTTTGCATTTTACTGCTCATTTATAAACAACAATATACCTGGCCTGGGCTTGTGATTGTTTTGCTAGGTGTACCGGTCTACTTTTTCATTAACAAAAAAGAACAGTAA
- a CDS encoding sodium-translocating pyrophosphatase, translating into MDFLQNNLIYCIPALGLAGIIVMMIKSAWVNKQDAGDKNMQELAGYIADGAMAFLKAEWRVLSIFVVFTAALLAYSGTITEIKGIPMHSSWIISISFIIGAVFSATAGYIGMKSATKANVRTTQAARTSLKQALKVSFTGGTVMGLGVAGLAVLGLGGLFIVFLKHFNVVSVNSVEMKTAIEVLTGFSLGAESIALFARVGGGIYTKAADVGADLVGKVEAGIPEDDVRNPATIADNVGDNVGDVAGMGADLFGSYVATILATMVLGQEIDVKDNFGGMSPILLPMVICGLGIIFSIIGTWFVTIKDEKSNVQNALNLGNWSSIVITAVASFFIVKWMLPETLNLRGYEFSSINVFYAIIVGLVVGTIMSIVTEYFTAMGKGPVNSIIQQSSTGHATNIIAGLSVGMKSTVIPILVLAGGIMASYHFAGLYGVAIAAAGMMATTAMQLAIDAFGPIADNAGGIAEMSQLPPEVRERTDNLDAVGNTTAATGKGFAIASAALTSLALFAAFVGIAGINAIDIYKAPVLAGLFVGGMIPFIFSALCIQAVGKAAMDMVQEVRRQFREIPGIMEYKAKPEYEKCVAISTKASIREMMMPGAIALITPVIVGFTFGPEVLGGLLAGVTVTGVLMGIFQSNAGGAWDNAKKSFEQGVIINGETFYKKSEPHKASVTGDTVGDPFKDTSGPSMNILIKLMSIVSLVIAPYIAVKAIASEHKQEVRKEIRIEQKTDSLGHTITDTLTNTTDTLKF; encoded by the coding sequence ATGGATTTTTTACAAAACAATTTAATTTACTGTATCCCGGCTCTGGGCCTTGCGGGGATTATAGTTATGATGATTAAAAGTGCCTGGGTAAACAAGCAAGATGCAGGTGATAAGAATATGCAAGAGCTTGCGGGCTACATAGCCGATGGTGCTATGGCCTTTTTAAAAGCCGAATGGAGGGTATTGAGCATTTTTGTCGTTTTTACGGCTGCGCTCCTAGCCTACTCGGGAACAATTACTGAAATTAAAGGTATTCCGATGCACTCGAGCTGGATTATCTCTATCTCTTTTATTATAGGAGCGGTATTTTCTGCAACTGCGGGTTATATCGGAATGAAATCGGCTACTAAAGCCAATGTTAGAACCACACAAGCGGCCAGAACAAGTTTAAAACAAGCATTAAAAGTTTCATTTACCGGAGGTACGGTAATGGGTTTGGGTGTTGCCGGATTAGCTGTTTTGGGTTTAGGTGGCTTATTCATTGTGTTTTTAAAGCATTTTAACGTAGTATCTGTAAACAGCGTTGAAATGAAAACTGCTATAGAGGTTTTAACCGGATTTTCTTTGGGTGCCGAATCTATTGCCTTATTTGCCCGTGTTGGCGGTGGTATTTATACCAAAGCTGCCGATGTTGGTGCAGATTTAGTGGGTAAAGTTGAGGCTGGTATCCCTGAAGATGATGTACGCAACCCTGCTACCATAGCCGATAACGTTGGCGATAATGTAGGTGATGTTGCGGGTATGGGTGCCGATTTGTTCGGTTCATACGTAGCTACTATATTAGCTACTATGGTTTTAGGGCAGGAAATTGATGTGAAGGATAATTTCGGAGGGATGTCTCCTATTCTTCTTCCAATGGTAATCTGTGGTTTGGGCATTATATTTTCGATTATCGGAACCTGGTTTGTAACCATTAAAGACGAAAAATCAAATGTTCAAAATGCGTTAAACCTGGGTAACTGGTCGTCGATTGTGATTACGGCGGTGGCTTCATTCTTTATTGTGAAATGGATGCTACCAGAAACCCTTAACCTTCGTGGTTATGAGTTTTCGAGCATCAATGTATTTTATGCCATTATAGTAGGCTTGGTAGTGGGCACCATTATGAGTATTGTGACCGAATATTTCACCGCAATGGGCAAAGGGCCCGTAAACTCGATTATTCAACAATCTTCAACTGGCCATGCCACCAATATTATTGCAGGTTTATCTGTAGGAATGAAATCTACCGTAATCCCTATCCTGGTATTAGCAGGAGGAATTATGGCTTCCTATCACTTTGCTGGTTTATATGGCGTGGCTATTGCAGCGGCAGGAATGATGGCTACAACAGCTATGCAGCTGGCGATTGATGCTTTCGGACCAATTGCAGATAATGCAGGCGGCATTGCCGAAATGAGCCAATTGCCGCCAGAGGTACGCGAACGTACCGACAATTTAGATGCAGTTGGAAATACAACCGCAGCAACCGGTAAAGGATTTGCTATTGCATCTGCAGCCTTAACATCTTTAGCTTTATTTGCAGCTTTTGTAGGTATTGCGGGTATTAATGCGATAGATATTTATAAAGCGCCAGTTTTGGCCGGACTATTTGTTGGCGGTATGATCCCGTTTATCTTTTCTGCACTTTGTATTCAGGCGGTGGGTAAAGCGGCAATGGATATGGTTCAGGAAGTTCGCCGCCAGTTCCGCGAAATCCCGGGCATTATGGAATACAAAGCTAAACCTGAATACGAAAAATGTGTAGCCATTTCTACCAAGGCTTCTATCCGTGAAATGATGATGCCGGGAGCTATTGCTTTAATTACCCCGGTAATTGTAGGCTTTACCTTTGGGCCAGAAGTTTTGGGTGGCTTATTGGCTGGAGTAACCGTTACTGGTGTATTGATGGGAATTTTCCAAAGTAATGCGGGGGGTGCCTGGGATAATGCCAAAAAATCTTTTGAGCAGGGTGTAATCATTAACGGCGAAACATTTTACAAAAAATCAGAACCGCACAAGGCTTCGGTTACCGGAGATACCGTTGGCGATCCTTTTAAAGATACTTCAGGCCCTTCGATGAATATTTTGATTAAATTAATGTCTATTGTTTCACTAGTTATTGCTCCGTACATCGCAGTTAAGGCAATTGCAAGCGAACATAAGCAAGAAGTTCGGAAAGAAATCAGAATTGAGCAAAAAACCGATAGTTTGGGACATACAATTACCGACACTTTAACAAATACAACCGATACATTAAAGTTTTAG